One Setaria italica strain Yugu1 chromosome II, Setaria_italica_v2.0, whole genome shotgun sequence DNA segment encodes these proteins:
- the LOC101780612 gene encoding G-type lectin S-receptor-like serine/threonine-protein kinase At1g11330 produces the protein MDRPASSYVAAVLLFLLLRPLLCASDDRLVLGKALSPGTPLVSDGGAFALGFFSPPNSDSSSLYLGIWYNNIPKLTVVWVADQAAPITGDHLSSTPPGTLALTNASNLVLSDATGRVLWTTNVTADDAVASPSSSSSPMAVLQNTGNLVVRSPNGTALWQSFEHPGDAYLPNMKIGIVYRTHYGVRLVSWKGPADPSPGSFTFGADPDRPLELVIWNGTRVHWRNSPWEGYMVDSNYQKGGGRSAIYRAVYNSDEEIYAAYTLSDGAPPMQYRLSYSGDLELQSWSNDSSAWVTIIRYPTRACSAFGYCGAFGYCDNSTDAAVPACRCVEGFEPASGAGWSRSDFSRGCRRKEPVRCADGFAAVPNMKLPYGYTLVANRSLEECAAGCSRDCSCVAYAYANLSTSATKRDPTRCLVWTGELIDMEKVVGTWGDFGETLYLRLAGVGAGRGARKNVVKFAVPVLLASVLIPMCIFICFPKFKEMLKKINGENSKRRAMRVLSISDELGHEIPAQDLEFPFMRYNDILIATDNFSEASMIGKGGFGKVYKGVLGCREVAVKRLSIGSKQGLVEFRNEVLLIAKLQHRNLVRLIGCCMEGDEKLLVYEYLPNKSLDATLFSSTRKLVLDWSMRFKIIKGVARGLLYLHQDSRLTIIHRDLKSSNILLDATMNPKISDFGMARIFGDNQEQANTKRVVGTYGYMAPEYAMEGIFSVKSDVYSFGVLLLEIVSGVRISSTDYIEDFPNLIVYAWNLWHDGKAETMIDSCVVSGCIVDEAMLCIHVALLCVQENLNDRPTMSSVVRILDNGSKSLQAPNRPAYFAERNNEAEQTGDSAKNSNNTVTLTVLEGR, from the exons ATGGATCGGCCGGCCTCATCCtacgtcgccgccgtcctcctcttcTTGCTTTTGCGGCCATTATTGTGTGCGTCCGACGACCGGCTTGTCCTCGGCAAGGCGCTCTCGCCTGGCACACCACTCGTCTCCGATGGCGGCGCCTTCGCGTTGGGCTTCTTCTCCCCGCCCAACTCCGACTCATCGTCACTGTACCTTGGCATCTGGTACAACAACATCCCAAAGCTCACCGTGGTGTGGGTGGCCGACCAGGCCGCCCCCATCACCGGCGACCATCTTTCATCCACCCCACCGGGCACGCTCGCCCTGACCAATGCCAGCAACCTGGTCTTGTCCGACGCCACCGGCCGAGTGCTCTGGACGACGAACGTCACCGCCGACGACGCGGTggcctcgccgtcgtcgagctCGAGCCCTATGGCCGTGCTTCAGAACACCGGCAACCTCGTCGTACGGTCCCCGAACGGCACCGCCTTGTGGCAGAGCTTCGAGCACCCCGGCGACGCCTACCTGCCCAACATGAAGATCGGGATCGTCTACCGGACGCACTACGGCGTGCGCCTCGTCTCGTGGAAGGGCCCCGCGGACCCGTCGCCGGGGAGCTTCACCTTCGGCGCGGACCCGGACAGGCCCCTCGAGCTGGTCATCTGGAACGGGACGCGCGTTCACTGGCGCAACTCGCCGTGGGAGGGCTACATGGTGGACAGCAACTACCAGAAGGGCGGCGGCAGGTCCGCCATCTACAGGGCGGTCTACAACAGCGACGAGGAGATATACGCCGCCTACACCCTCTCCGACGGCGCGCCGCCCATGCAGTACCGGCTGAGCTACTCCGGCGACCTGGAGCTGCAGAGCTGGAGCAACGACTCGTCAGCGTGGGTCACGATCATTAGGTACCCTACCCGCGCCTGCAGCGCCTTCGGCTACTGCGGCGCTTTCGGCTACTGCGACAACAGCACGGACGCCGCCGTGCCGGCGTGCCGCTGCGTCGAAGGGTTCGAGCCGGCGAGCGGTGCCGGCTGGAGCCGCAGTGACTTCTCGCGCGGGTGCCGCCGGAAGGAGCCCGTGCGATGCGCCGACGGCTTCGCGGCGGTGCCGAACATGAAGCTGCCGTATGGGTACACGCTGGTGGCGAACCGGAGCTTGGAGGAGTGCGCGGCGGGGTGCAGCCGCGACTGCTCCTGCGTCGCGTACGCGTATGCGAACTTGAGCACCAGCGCCACCAAGAGGGACCCCACCAGGTGCCTGGTGTGGACCGGCGAGCTGATCGACATGGAGAAAGTCGTCGGGACCTGGGGTGACTTCGGTGAGACGCTCTACCTCCGGCTTGCCGGCGTCGGCGCAG gcAGGGGGGCAAGGAAAAATGTAGTGAAATTTGCAGTTCCGGTGCTTTTGGCAAGTGTTCTTATACCCATGTGCATCTTCATATGTTTTCCCAAGTTCAAAG AAATGCTGAAGAAAATCAACGGGGAAAATAGCAAGAGGCGAGCAATGCGAGTTTTGAGTATTTCTGATGAACTAGGGCATGAAATCCCTGCCCAAGATCTTGAGTTCCCATTCATGAGATATAATGATATACTAATTGCAACGGATAACTTCTCTGAAGCGTCAATGATTGGGAAAGGAGGTTTCGGCAAAGTTTACAAA GGAGTGTTAGGTTGTCGGGAAGTTGCTGTCAAAAGGCTTAGTATTGGTTCCAAGCAGGGATTAGTGGAGTTCAGAAATGAGGTACTATTGATTGCCAAGCTACAGCACAGAAATCTTGTTCGACTTATCGGCTGTTGCATGGAAGGCGATGAAAAACTGTTGGTCTATGAGTATTTGCCCAACAAGAGCTTGGATGCTACTCTATTCA GCAGTACAAGAAAATTAGTGCTGGATTGGTCCATGCGATTCAAGATAATCAAAGGAGTTGCTCGAGGACTTCTTTACCtccatcaagattcaagactgACAATCATCCACAGAGATCTTAAGTCGAGCAACATTTTGCTGGATGCAACCATGAACCCAAAGATATCAGACTTCGGCATGGCAAGAATCTTTGGTgacaatcaagaacaagcaaaCACTAAGCGGGTCGTCGGAACATA TGGCTACATGGCTCCTGAATATGCTATGGAGGGCATCTTTTCTGTGAAGTCTGATGTCTATAGCTTCGGCGTATTGCTCTTGGAGATCGTAAGTGGTGTTAGGATAAGTTCCACTGATTACATTGAAGACTTCCCAAATCTTATAGTCTAT GCATGGAACCTATGGCATGATGGTAAGGCAGAGACTATGATAGATTCATGTGTTGTGTCAGGTTGCATTGTGGATGAAGCTATGCTTTGTATCCATGTAGCACTACTGTGTGTTCAGGAAAACCTGAATGATCGGCCAACCATGTCGTCTGTTGTGCGTATCTTGGATAATGGAAGCAAGTCACTTCAGGCGCCAAATAGGCCTGCATATTTTGCAGAAAGGAATAATGAAGCAGAGCAGACAGGAGACAGCGCCAAGAACTCTAACAACACTGTGACTCTTACAGTTCTGGAGGGACGATAG